From the genome of Labrus mixtus chromosome 17, fLabMix1.1, whole genome shotgun sequence:
CGTGGGGGGAAAAgttataagagagaaaaaaaggtccCGGTTCTGGTTCACGGTATTAGTCCTGATTTGGAAAAGATCCGCAAAGTCCTCCTGAGTCGAGGTTAAATCCTgcagcagtgagtgtgtgtcctctcagCACTTTGTTGTTTCACTGCAGTGTTTGAGTCCTCTGAAGCAGTTTCTGCTCTCCAGGTGAATCtagtgcgggggggggggggggtcttcagGCCACGCCCACTCTGGATCGCTCTCTGTTTCCGTCCGTCTgacgttttttttctggaatCAACAATAATGGAAACTGACCCGACCAAAAAAAGTTGGATAATTGTGCTGCTGAATATGACCTAATTATTCACTCGTTGGTGTTTCCCATTAATGATGTGCATTCTCACGTGTTGTCTTAAATATTTGACTGATTTTGGAGTTTTAGTATTAAAATCAGTTCAGTAGTTTGTTGACTTTTACATTGATATATTTCTCTTTTGTGGTGTTTGTGCCAGAATAACTGCTGATTCACAGGACATAACCTGTTCATGTATCTATCTAATAGCCTGTCTGAGAATAATCTAAATCAGCATTAGTATCTTAGAGCAAagttaaactaaactaaaaataagaagaataaaaacatgtgttgAAACAAACAGTATTTATGTGTCTGCAGACATAGATATTGTATAATGTAGAAATATTTGTTGACGTTTTTTTCTACAGTACACATGTATCTTGAAGTAAAATATTTGAGTGTtattattgcatggccttgggactgtctttacatttcactgcaggTCTGAGCAAATCTTGAATCTTTAGATGTAGATTCTTAAATTGACAGTTTATAGAGcttccttgtttttgtctttttaaatttctttttaaataatcttaaatcttcattttgcatgaatttaaaaacatttcttcagaagttggttatttctttctgcagagagaagagtgtctttcttctttccttcttcctctcttcctttttctcacctccctccccctccttctgtgtctctcactccctcccctATCTCTCTCTTCATAAACATGCATATAACCTCCCTCGCCCATCCAGCCCACCTTTCACATGTTAATGACTCTGCTTCTTGCAGATGGGTCTTTAGATTTGTGCTCATTAAACTGAAACTTTCAGAAATGGAGTTTAACAACAATATCAGAGACAGCATGTTTTAGTTCAGTGCATCATGAGACgatgttgtttatgttcacaaaataattcaaagaaaaaacatttaaacaggaaCTCAGAATCATATATAAGTCCCCTTTTTATACAGATATACTCAAAACTTTCAAAAGAAGAGCACACGGGTCACTTATCTGAGAGGTGTTAGATCGCAGTTCAGCTGCTGGCCTCTCAGtgttcgtttgtttgtttgtttgtttgtttacttgtgtTTCAGGAAAATGAATGACTCTCCATGTTATTACTAGAGATAAGGAACTGTATTACGGTCAAAAGGCACCACACAAAATATCACACATTACATTTTATACACTTCTTTCTTCTTGAGGACCGCTGAAGAGaatgaagagaaatgttgagaggagagagagcggggacgacatgcagcaaagggcagaggtcggattcgaaccaaCTGCGACAAGGATtccagcctctgtacatgggccatgaaacataaccgctaggcgcCCCATTACATTATGTATATTTCAACAAATTAGATTGTTGCAAGTTcagaaaacactgcagagaaTATCTGAATATCCCCTCCACTTGAGACCTTGGCATAtcctgttttattgatttttgactttgaatgtcacataatcACCAGCTGCTAGTTTTTGTTTCTcgagcccttttcacacatgagatgagatgagatgagattcgactttattgtcattacacatatacaagtatagagtaacggaTTGCATGCTCTCCATTATGCGGACGGTCTGACGCGGACTTTTGGATTTTGGCGTCAGTCCTCACGGACAAAAGCTCCCTAATTTCCTTGTCACTCCAACTGGGCAGACATGATGGCAGGTCAGAGTTATAAAGTGATTGTGATCCTCAAGCTCGGATGTTTTTATTCACCCTGTAAAGCGTCGCTCTTCTGGTTTTGCAGCTGTCGCAAGAGACATCCGTCATcacccccctcccactcgctcctgataatatcctacCGTGCTCTCACATCAGCTCCTCCGGACTTTTTgcggaaaaaaatactaggggtctgacaggagaaactctgggtgaaatttgagtgaaaaatgtggctttttgcattcacacatacagctcctcctggaaatctccTGAGtctttcaggagatttccgcatgtgtgaaaagggtttcgGAAATGAGGCATTTAGTGCGAGTATTGGTTTCAGTACACAAAAAGTTAATATTAGCGATGACTTTGGTGGGATTTGTCCaaatttcaatatattttatgGGTTTTAAACTCTTAAATTCCATGCATTTCCTTCAGCCTATTCagggtttcttttcttcttcttttttttacatttttagaagaATATTAGATACAGGAAGTTAGtaaatgtgtttgagtttgtagACTATAAAGATGAGCAAGCcaaggtttgaaaaaaataacaaatgcaGCTAAAGTGATcttaaattcctttttttttttttttaaatctgcttccTTCAAATTTGCTTCTTGGAGTTAAACCGGGACTACCTGCCCCCCTCATCCCAGCTCTGGTTAATCTGCCTCTGCTGTGACCACAGAGAGACAATCAGAGGTGGAAATGGATATTTTGTAATCTGCACAGCATCACAATGCAGTCTGATCTCATGCTAATACACAGCAGGagagtcagcagcagcaggagggggaACCTGAAGGGAACACAGCAGATAATCAGCATGAGAATGAGCTCAGAGCACCGAGGGCTcagaggggaagaggaagacgCAGATATATGAAGAGTGTCAGACTTTATCATTATAACAAGATGCAGACACACAGGGACAGTCTTTATGTTCACAATCACACACGGCTCTCCCCTTTAGATCAAACTTCACTTAAGCTCTGCACGTATCTGTTCCTGATTCAAGTATTATCCCCCCAAACTGTCTGTAAGAAAACATCTTCTAACCTCTTCTGATTGGAAGCTTTAATAAGAGTGATTACTGAGGTCTGAATGAAGATTTTAGGAAGTTAAATTAAACAtagactctttttttaaatgtgcagagacataacaaatattatttttatcctGCAACAAACATGTCAGTGAAGATGATTTTGCAATGCTTAAATAACTTCTCTGTGTTCGCTGTAGGCTGAAAATAAACagctctctgtcttcctctacTGGCCaatttatcaaacacacaccacatcTCAATTTGAGACCAtgcaaaatgctaaaaaaaaaaaaaaaaacaaacaaacaaaaaaacagttcacTGTTTAACTTTTGATTGTCCTTGAACAATTATTAAACTTTCTactttggagagaaaaaagttgTCATCAAcccaagattattttttttttacctgaataGATTTCTGGGAAATCACGAtagccattttcacacatgcactgctgacaatttctagagaatttctGGAcaactttattcaacttttgcctaaaaaaaaaaagcatcctcaAAGCCCAATTCTTCCAGGAAGCGCCTACCTGCATCTTTGAATttcattttgtgatttgtcCTATAGTATAAATTGAAGTGCACTTTTTTGTGTATGcgaaataaaagcagtttttttaagaacaaggGTTTATTCCTCCTCCGTCTTCTGTGCAGCATGTCCAGGAGGTTGTGAAAAATAGTCAGTGAGCTCGATTTGGTTTCAGTCTTCACAAGACGAAGTTAGAAGGTACAAGACTTGTTATTGATTTTTAATAAGTCACACATCAAGAAGTAATATCTGAGTTTTCCCAGGTAGCTTCCCGAACACCGACATAGACAGAATTATGAAAGGCAGATCAAGACAGaggacacaaacaaggatcCAAGATGAggttaaaaaggttttttgttAGATTTTGAAGTTAAGAGAGAAGTAAAATCTTTGGCCACAGTGAGTGTAGGAGAATGAGAATGGCTTGTATGTATGGTCCGGTATTTTTGTAAGGGTGCACTTGATTGCTCATGAGAGTCAGGAGAGCAGGCTGGAGATGATGATGAGCTGATTGCATGCAGGTGTTCAAGAGCAGGAtgccagcagagggagacaaagcccacaccagcacacacacaaatacacacacacaatgtcgCCGTTTCCTCGGCCAAATATGCACCAACAATAAAGTGATATTAATCCTGCCATCATGATGgtagaaagaaagacaaaactaTCAAGCCGACATGTCCACTGTTTTTCAAATTCAGTGTCGAACAATTGGCTACCTGACCCACAAATACCAACAAAAGTGTCACACAGAATGAGAAATTTACCATTTTTATGGTTACAAATTTTAATTGTGCAATTACTACATCTTATATTTATACATCTTTGCACAAATGCAGTGAAGATCGATCACAGTAAAGACAACCCTTGATACATTCATACTGATCAGTACATCATCTTTCAATTTAACACCACAGTACATGACATGTTCTCACATTTCAATTTTCCCATCAGGACAAATTCATCCTTCACATCAGGTCTCGTCATTTTCATTTCCAGGTGCTTCATATTACCAGTCTGTCAGTGCATCCTGTCATCATTCAGTAGTTATTTTAAGCTCTCAGTTGTCTTTAGTTCTGAGTGAAAAAGTTATTCAACCCTCCATAAAACATCAATCTCATAAtttgttcttcttgtttgttttgtgtgtatttagtttttttggaCAATGTCTTGACATCAGCTTTACATGGACAGTATTTTTCTGACAAAGTAGAAGGAAACTCTTGTGCTTCAGTCCCTCCACAGATGGAGATCAGTGTTATCAGAGAAAGACCTTAGAcgtcaaaaataaaaattcaaagGACTCCTTCACACCGCCAGAATCCAAAGGAAATACTGGAGCTCACCTATCACTTACGTTTATCAAGGTGCAAAGGACTAACCTATGGACTTACTGCGTCTTACTCAGAGTCAAACAGCAAACAATTTGAAAAACCCAAAGACCCTCCCCCTCACTGTAACTACTCACACTACGTTGAAACATTTGCACCATCTTAACCTGGCTGGtagtgatttgtgtgctccggtactttctttgtatttttctgaCATTTGGTCATTACTGTTAATCCTAGCCaacttaaaaaactgttttaaaatgaagttaaaGTCATGCTGAATTTAGGCAGAACATGTATTCATTTGGTACAAACATTAGTTTAGCATTGGAGACCAGATAGCTAATGCTGTGGATAGTTAGCTTACATTAGCATGTAGACATTGTTCATGGGAATCCTCTCTGAGTCAGAATGAGCGAGTCCACTTACTCCGTGTTATCAGCAACatgttcctctctctgccttaaactaaacatgtgttttgtttgtattcgTTTTAGCATCATGCTAGGTTAGTAGCATAGATGGCATTGACGATGGGAGCTGGGTATCACCACTGGTTGTACGATTCCTTTCTTCTGTagtgacacaaaacaatcaacatGTTGCTTCTTTATATTGCGATACAGAAGCCAGAAGAAAAACTGTATGAACAGGAAGTGTAAACATGTTTGGTCAAAGGACTGTTTGGGCTCAGTCGGCTGGGTTTTTAGTAACTTTGCCAACTATTCTTCTTCAACTGCATAGGAAGGAAACTGTTTTTCACAAATGTCCCTGAACAGCTTTCTACGAAATCAtcatagccgttttcacacatgcactctggaAAATTTAGAATTACATGCatctcacagcgggagactatatCCCCGTCGGACAGGAGTTGGGTGGGAAGTCTCCCGAGGtaagacatgacataaaaacaatgacatgaaaGTGGCAGAAAATCACAAAATTAACAAAGGAGCGGAGAACATACTTGAGAACAGGAAACTGAATGCAGCAGTTGAATTACATGTATGGAGATCGTAGCGGTTGTCTGCACTGATCACAGTGAATAAACTTCACCACCCCCTCTGACTCTCTCAAAGTGAATTATTCTGATGATATCCTgttgcgttctcacatcagctcactcagacttaatgtgcaaataaagtctgaataaagagtttgtctgtttgtattcCACACGTGCAGCTCACCCCGACAACTTCAGGAGgctatcaggagtttttctgcaagtgtgaaagcacgaTATGATGCACCAAAAACTGCTTACTAAGTTTTGTCACTTGCGTACACTAAATAACTTAGAAAGTTGGCCAATTCCTCTACTTGGACTTTTCCTTAAAGTccctaaaagtaaaaaaaaaacattaccttGTGTGCACAACATAATTATCTTGTGTTTATGAGGTCTCAAGGTGCACAGcggcttaaaggtcacatatcctcctcgtcttcaaccagtttaaataagtctcagagctcctcaaaacatgtgtgtgaagtttcttgttctaaatccactctgatcctgtatttgatcatgtctataaacccctctatttcagacctgctcagaacaggctgtttctgtgtctgtacctttaaatatgtaaatgagctgtgtctgaccacaccccctctctggaaggacttgggtgtactctgtctttctcgctccatgtcctattgtttacggtgagaaggcagacttagaggacagaacaaacacctagctgtgggagtgtcacccacctgggggaggggttactgccctttgtgatgtcacaaagggaaaatctccaaacggcctgtttgagcacacattttctgaaaagtggagcaggcaaaagacttagaggatggacttttcttatcaCAAGGAGGTTTGTAGATAAACTAGAGATACatattagaaaaacatggtgaatagtattttgcataatatgtgacctttaaattagcATTCAGAAACTGCATTTGAGTGATGCACTTTCTCTTCACAGTTTAGGACAACAAGGCAAGCTGATCAGTCAGTTCAAACAAAATTATTttcagttcctttttttctgccaaaGCACTTCTTAATCTACCAAAATAATTTCcttcctttctcctcttcctcctcctcctcctcctcctcctcctcctcttcctcctcttcttctacttcttcctcctcctcctcctcctcttcttcttcagtgtccTCTTTATATGTCATCCTCCAGCTGAGAGTCCATTCATTCTTCCACGTaccttccttctcctcctcctcttcttcttcatgaatCAGTCTTGTGAATCTCGGACTTCGGTGCTCGGTGGAGAAATAAACCACTTTATCTTCGGCCGGTTTCTTCCAGCGACAAATCCTCCACGACTCCTTCCAAGCATACCACTCCTCcacctcatcctcttcctcctcctcttcctcctcgcctGGATCTCCCGATCTGTGAGCCACCGCCACCATCCACGACTGCTtccaggaggagaaggaggcgtGGAGTTTGTGGAACTGCAGATGTAACGGGACGCTTGGTTTGcgtttctttcctttcttttttgcGTTTTTGTCCTCGTCTTTCTCGTCTACTTTCACGCGGCTGACGTCTTCTGTTTTGACCTTCATCAGATCTTCAATATGTTTTAAGTCTTcaccctcctctacctcttcttcatcctcctcctccttccccatGTCCAATTCTCTATCCTCCTCATCcaatttgtctttttcattttcctttttatccTCCTCATCAACATCTTTATTGTCCTCTTCGTCGCCTGCTTTGTtctcctcatcttcatcttcatcttcatcttcatcttcgtcttcatccttctcctcctcctcttcctcagcatCTTTATTATCCTCTTTATATTTATTGTCAATTTTTGACTCCTTCTCTactttgtcctcctcctcgtcagcttcttcatcttcctctttgtcctcttctgtctcctcctgttcTTTGTCTAactctttctcttcatcttcctcttccttgtctgcttcttcatcctcatcctcctcctcctcctcatcgtctTCTTTGTCCTTATCCTCCtggtcctcctctttgtcatCTTCCTCCAATAAAATGTGATCCTTGATttgatctttttgtttgtcctccgtctcttcctcttcctcatcaacTTCTTTGTCCTCtgcctccttttcctcttcatcCATCTTgcctttttccttctcttctgtgtcctcctcttcatctgtctCTTCTTCCCCgccctcctcgtcttcctcttgtTCTTTCGCTGCTaattctttttcctcctcctcttcgtcctccaaactgttttggtttgtgtttttgtcctccttcctctcatGCTCTTCTTTGTACTTCTCCTCCTCTATGTGCATTTCCTCCTCCACATCTAcaaactcttcctcctcctcctcttcctcatcctccttctcactgtttttgtcctcctcttcctccttgttATCGTGTTTTaccatctcctcctctgccacCTCCTGTGCTTCTttaaactcctcctcctcctccttctcctcatcttcttcctcattttcCTCATTTTCCTCCTCCATATCCAAattgttttcctcctccttctcctcatgTCCCGCATCATAGTTGTCCTCCTTTTGTACTTCATTGTTCTCCTCCTTCCTGTtgccttcttcctcctcatcttcctcgtcctcatctactccttcatcctcctcctcttcctccatgtcttcctcgtcctcttcatcCTTCTTGGTCATTTCTTTGTCTTCCTTGATCTTGTGTATTtctacatctctctcttttttgtccatttttgtGTCCTGCTTAATTTCAGCAAcatcttccttctcctcctcctcctcctcagctactccttcatcctcctcgtTGTCAactccctccacctcctcctcctcttcttcatcctccccctcatcatcctcctcctcctcctcctctgttgtgTCAGATTCAACCTCCTCAAGTGGGATCCATCGTTTGGGGGTCCTCCAGGCCTCCATCCATTCTGTCAGATCTGTGACCTCCTCATCCAGCTGTGTTGTAAGAAGGAGGTTCTTGGTTTTCCGTTTAGTCGTCAGCATGGAGCTGTGTCGATGATGGGACGCCAGGGACGCCTCACACCACCTGAGAACATAATCAGAGTTTAGTTCTTAATGTGTAAAAGTAGTTTGAATGAAAAACTGACAGCCATAGTGTGTTAACTCACCTGAACTGTTGCCCGTATCTCCAGCAGGAGCTCCAGCTCTTCTGTCGCTCTTCTGCCTCCACCGGAGGAGCCGCAGAGATCAGCCAGGAGTCACTCCACCCGGGCATGAACACCTCGTTTATCCTCGTCACTGTCATCGTCGGTGTGTCGGAGCTGGAGGAGCTCTCTGACAATGTCTCATCatcatattcatattcatacTCTGACTCATCGTCTGTCACTTCGTCTGATTCAAACTCTGTCTCCTCATCTTCAGTGAGGaattctgtttcaaatgtggCCTCTGAAAGTTTCCATGAATCCTCCCAGTCTGCCAATTCCTCCTGTTTAACAATCACAACATCCATTTTTTCATCATCTTAATCAAAGGATATAGGAGTCATTTGtgtctgaaaaacaacaagaaaagaaCATTTAGCTCATCCTCACCTCTTCCTCTAGTCGTTGTAGTTCTTCAGTCTTGTCGCTGAGTTCTTGTTCATAATCCGGCCAGACTACATCCCATTCAGGTTTATACTGTCTGAAGGGAAAGTTCATGATCTTCCAGGTACCCGCCCAGACAGGAAGAGAGTATGTCCCCGTCTCAGCTTTACCAACAAATTTTCTGTCATACAAAACGTCCCACTGGAACTGTTTCTCCTCAGAGAGCTCCAGCTGGGCGGGACTCTTCACCTGGAAACAAGAAGAATTAAAAGATGATCCACAAGTTTTAAATCCCACAGCCTTTCTAGAGAAGGTCAGGGGTTGATTCAGCTTGAGATGTATGTTGTTGAGCTGCACAGCAGGTGACAAAAAGCTCTTTTCCTTCACTCAGACATCACTGTTGGCGCTAACAGATATTTTGACCGTTGCGCCTCGTCTGCTATGTGTTACACATGAAGGCTGAACGGTGAGGTAAAGTGGTTCAGTCCATCTGTGGTAGTATCAGGGGACAAtgtggtaaatggtaaatggacttgagcttgtgtagcgcttttctagtcttctgactactcaaagctcttttacaccgcaggtcacacctacacattcacacactgatggtagaggctgctgagtaaagtgtccatcagaagtaactaatcccattcatacacagccgCCCCGATGCCCCATGTGGCTCTGTGTCATGGTAACATCAGAGCTGGCAGGGGGGAACAGATTTGTGGATGCAATGTGTAAGGACAGAGGTGTACTGGGGGAAGAACGTAGTTATGGCGCTGTTGCAGAATCGCACCGTGTGAAGGACTTGTATCGAAGGTTGGTTGAATTGATCTGGTTCACTGCAGCCGTATGAACCCAAAATACACAAATTTAGCATTCACTTAACTTTAATTAACGATTGAACAGAGGCCAAAGTTATATTGTGATGCAAATTTTAAAAGATGCATGCTTTGTCAGCTCTTTGTGCAAGATGAAAGTCCACTAACTTTAAATACAACTTCTGGAGAATCTAAACTGTAAAGGCTCATTCACGAGAGATTTCTCAATCAACTTGTAGAAACCTGTAACCTTCTTAACTTAGTGCTATGCAAATATCGGGATTGACTTTTGCACTGAAACTGTAATTGTCCTGTGCAGAAGTTACAGTTATAATCATAATGGTCATTGTACAGTTTAAcaataaaaacttaaatctCAAAGGGACGGACTTTTGAAGACACTTTGCCCTGGAATGGACGCATCTGGGACCAAAATGTCCTCCTGAGTCTGAGTGACACAAGCTGAAGGCCTTACATGAAAAGACAGTTTCAGTACCTGTTTCCAGGAGTGACTCCACGGCTCAGCAGGAGTCGTCCACTCCTCCTCTGATGGATACTCCTTGGCTTTGTACTCTCTGTTCAGCTCTATGGTTGTGAATCCTGGGATTCTGGCTTTCAGCTCCGCAGCCTTCAGGTAAAGATACTTTGGAGGCTTCAGACTCATCCAGGAATCTTTCCAGCAAATCTGGAACACGTCCACCACCACTTTTCGTTTTTGCCCTTTTGGTTTGGGCGAAGCTTCTTTCtttggaggaggtgggggagggggaggcttAGCTTTGGGTTTGGGGGGGACgactttgaatttgatttttgGCTTATTGTCTTCATCCTGGCCACTGGTGACCTTCTTGAATTCTCCATCGGCAACAAGCGACCAGTGATAGTTCCACTTTGAGCCCGCTCTGCAGATTTAAGAACGAAACAAACGTAAATCTACTGAAGTCAGACTGAGAGGACGCTTTGAAACAAAGCTCTAATGAAAATCAAATCCAACAAGACGTGGAATAAAACTGTGTGGGATGTAACTTCTTGAGTCTTATTAATATTACTTTCTCACATTCTTACTTTAAAGTCAATAAtgtaattcagtaaatatcccAAAACCTTTCATTGAATTAATCTCCATGTCCAAAGTTAACTGTGAAATGAATTTAAAGATCCTCTCTATAGATTGGCTCTGAAATTATTCTTACATTTTGTTGgaactttttttcttccagtcaGCCTCCTGTTTGTTCTGATCCGCTACATTCTGAGCGATCTTCTCCCATTGGTCCCTCAGCGGCCCGTTACTGAACGCCCTCCCCTCCTGCTTCTTTGACAACATCCTGTCGCCTAGGAGACGTGAAAATAACAAAGCattgaagaaaagaaacatgcatTTGTGCATTTGCATcgacaaagtacacacacactacaacaaATCAAGGGTCTGTTGATGCCTGTCAGTTAGCATCATCACAGAACATAGTCAAGTATTATTTCTCTCACaggtttgttgtttatttcacaaCAGAAGAAGCGTCTACTTTTGGACATACCTTTTGGTTTTCCATCTCTGCAAAGCTGCAACTAATTATTCTCTCATTATTCTAATTATTCTGTCGGAACATCTAGATGATCCCAAGAAATATCCTCTggagaaatataaataaaagtctctTCTGTCAGAGTTATTCTGTTTCCACAATAATTTAGACTTTCTCAGAGGAAACGCAAAATAATCTCCAATGCCCCCATGTTGGCTCATTAATACCGAGTGAATTATACACCAGGGCCGTTATACCGCTGAAGAGGACTACATTTTGGAGGAGACTTTATGACAGCCAAATCAACAGGCGCCATTAAAAAAACCAAATCATGGAGTTTGTCCAACACCTtactaaagccgttttcacataatAGCACTCCTGACAATTTGTAGGACTTCCACTGAAATCCTTCTGAtctgtttgttcacacatgcacctcacagtgggaggcCCTTTTTCACACCTTTAccacaggacagtggacagagacagaaatgaggaagagagagagtggggaatgacatgtgggaaaggagccacaggtcagatt
Proteins encoded in this window:
- the LOC132992379 gene encoding glutamic acid-rich protein-like yields the protein MLSKKQEGRAFSNGPLRDQWEKIAQNVADQNKQEADWKKKSSNKIAGSKWNYHWSLVADGEFKKVTSGQDEDNKPKIKFKVVPPKPKAKPPPPPPPPKKEASPKPKGQKRKVVVDVFQICWKDSWMSLKPPKYLYLKAAELKARIPGFTTIELNREYKAKEYPSEEEWTTPAEPWSHSWKQVKSPAQLELSEEKQFQWDVLYDRKFVGKAETGTYSLPVWAGTWKIMNFPFRQYKPEWDVVWPDYEQELSDKTEELQRLEEEEELADWEDSWKLSEATFETEFLTEDEETEFESDEVTDDESEYEYEYDDETLSESSSSSDTPTMTVTRINEVFMPGWSDSWLISAAPPVEAEERQKSWSSCWRYGQQFRWCEASLASHHRHSSMLTTKRKTKNLLLTTQLDEEVTDLTEWMEAWRTPKRWIPLEEVESDTTEEEEEEDDEGEDEEEEEEVEGVDNEEDEGVAEEEEEEKEDVAEIKQDTKMDKKERDVEIHKIKEDKEMTKKDEEDEEDMEEEEEDEGVDEDEEDEEEEGNRKEENNEVQKEDNYDAGHEEKEEENNLDMEEENEENEEEDEEKEEEEEFKEAQEVAEEEMVKHDNKEEEEDKNSEKEDEEEEEEEEFVDVEEEMHIEEEKYKEEHERKEDKNTNQNSLEDEEEEEKELAAKEQEEDEEGGEEETDEEEDTEEKEKGKMDEEEKEAEDKEVDEEEEETEDKQKDQIKDHILLEEDDKEEDQEDKDKEDDEEEEEDEDEEADKEEEDEEKELDKEQEETEEDKEEDEEADEEEDKVEKESKIDNKYKEDNKDAEEEEEEKDEDEDEDEDEDEDEENKAGDEEDNKDVDEEDKKENEKDKLDEEDRELDMGKEEEDEEEVEEGEDLKHIEDLMKVKTEDVSRVKVDEKDEDKNAKKKGKKRKPSVPLHLQFHKLHASFSSWKQSWMVAVAHRSGDPGEEEEEEEEDEVEEWYAWKESWRICRWKKPAEDKVVYFSTEHRSPRFTRLIHEEEEEEEKEGTWKNEWTLSWRMTYKEDTEEEEEEEEEEEVEEEEEEEEEEEEEEEEEEKGRKLFW